A portion of the Hoplias malabaricus isolate fHopMal1 chromosome 1, fHopMal1.hap1, whole genome shotgun sequence genome contains these proteins:
- the bloc1s5 gene encoding biogenesis of lysosome-related organelles complex 1 subunit 5 has protein sequence MEKIAKDVGDIQSRLLDHRPFLQGEIRYFVREFEDKRGFRECRLLENLNKMVAETNKQVLPNCTEGMQDNLCNILTRLEAANHMTQRIQQREIEAWNNTRLQESMEKRREDWEKFLKEQAHLKGEVDEEHVKAVGRLSTQYSEMKKDLGKFSHF, from the exons ATGGAGAAAATAGCCAAAG ACGTTGGTGACATTCAGTCCAGGCTTCTGGACCACAGACCGTTCCTACAGGGAGAGATCAGGTACTTTGTGCGAGAATTTGAG GATAAACGGGGTTTTAGGGAGTGCCGTTTACTAGAAAACCTAAACAAGATGGTGGCCGAAACCAACAAACAAGTCCTACCCAATTGCACAGAGGGCATGCAGGACAATTTATGCAATATACTCACTCGAC TGGAGGCTGCCAATCATATGACACAAAGAATCCAGCAGAGGGAGATAGAAGCCTGGAAT AACACACGGCTGCAGGAGAGTATGGAGAAGCGTAGGGAGGACTGGGAGAAATTCCTTAAGGAGCAGGCTCATCTGAAGGGAGAGGTGGATGAGGAGCATGTTAAAGCGGTGGGCAGACTCAGCACCCAATACAGTGAGATGAAGAAAGATCTTGGCAAGTTCTCACACTTCTGA